From a single Nicotiana tabacum cultivar K326 chromosome 8, ASM71507v2, whole genome shotgun sequence genomic region:
- the LOC142163102 gene encoding uncharacterized protein LOC142163102 — protein sequence MEKDKETLDSSSPLYMHPSENAGTMLVPMAFDGIGYRFWSRGVLRVLSVKNNVGFIIGKVKKHDANHTTFDQWSRILNSLLKDLADSLEYVKDTKELWQELEDRYDQTNGAKLYQLQKEISDLSQGTLDITGYYTKKKKL from the coding sequence ATGGAAAAAGATAAGGAAACCCTCGATTCGTCTAGCCCTCTATACATGCATCCGTCAGAGAATGCTGGAACTATGCTGGTACCGATGGCTTTCGACGGCATTGGTTATAGATTCTGGAGTAGAGGAGTACTTAGGGTGTTATCAGTGAAGAACAATGTCGGATTTATCATAGGAAAGGTTAAGAAGCACGATGCGAATCACACCACTTTTGATCAATGGTCCCGGATTCTTAACTCACTTTTGAAAGATTTGGCTGATAGTCTAGAATATGTTAAGGATACGAAGGAATTATGGCAGGAATTAGAAGATAGATATGACCAAACTAATGGTGCCAAATTGTATCAGCTTCAGAAGGAAATCAGTGATCTAAGTCAAGGAACTCTTGACATCACTGGCTACTACACTAAAAAGAAGAAACTTTAG